From Halococcus hamelinensis 100A6, one genomic window encodes:
- a CDS encoding adenylosuccinate synthase, translating to MTVTIVGAQLGDEGKGGMVDRWSEHVDVVCRYQGGDNAGHTVVHEGETYKLSLVPSGVVRGKTGVLGNGCVVNPATLFEEIDALRERGLDPDVRVARRAHVIFPYHRVLDGIEETAKDEGGEVVGTTGRGIGPTYEDKAGRRGLRVGDLVDPDVLRDKLEYVVPQKRALAEDVFGAEVGDEFDVDALYEEYHGYAERLETEGMLVHAGEFLADRLADDRRVMFEGAQGTLIDIDHGNYPYVTSSNPTAGGAATGTGLGPSVVGDGEVVGVVKAYLTRVGSGPMPTELAGVEGDTPGYEGDAPDEVEELASYIRDEGGEYGTVTGRPRRVGWLDMPMLRHATRASGFTGLAVNHVDTLAGLDEVKVGHAYDLDGEERHTMPATTERWSECEAVLEDFEGWADADWEAVAASGYDALPENARTYLDYLGDELDTPVYAVGIGPDRDLTVVRTNPIE from the coding sequence ATGACAGTCACCATCGTCGGCGCACAGCTCGGCGACGAGGGCAAAGGCGGGATGGTCGACCGCTGGAGCGAGCACGTCGACGTCGTCTGTCGGTACCAGGGCGGCGACAACGCCGGCCACACCGTCGTCCACGAGGGCGAGACCTACAAACTCTCGCTCGTGCCGAGCGGCGTCGTCCGCGGCAAGACCGGCGTGCTCGGCAACGGCTGCGTCGTCAACCCCGCCACGCTGTTCGAGGAGATAGACGCGCTCCGCGAGCGCGGCCTCGACCCGGACGTTCGGGTCGCCCGCCGCGCGCACGTGATCTTCCCCTACCATCGCGTTCTCGACGGCATCGAGGAGACGGCGAAGGACGAGGGCGGCGAGGTCGTCGGCACCACCGGTCGCGGCATCGGGCCGACCTACGAGGACAAAGCGGGACGGCGCGGGCTTCGCGTCGGGGACCTCGTCGACCCGGACGTCCTCCGGGACAAACTGGAGTACGTCGTCCCGCAGAAACGCGCGCTCGCCGAGGACGTCTTCGGGGCCGAGGTCGGCGACGAGTTCGACGTCGACGCCCTCTACGAGGAGTACCACGGCTACGCCGAGCGCCTCGAAACCGAGGGGATGCTCGTCCACGCCGGCGAGTTCCTCGCCGACCGCCTCGCCGACGACCGGCGGGTGATGTTCGAGGGGGCCCAGGGCACGCTGATCGACATCGACCACGGCAACTACCCCTACGTGACCTCCTCGAACCCCACCGCGGGCGGTGCCGCGACGGGAACGGGGCTCGGCCCGTCCGTCGTCGGCGACGGCGAGGTCGTCGGGGTCGTCAAGGCCTACCTCACGCGCGTCGGGAGCGGCCCGATGCCGACCGAACTCGCTGGCGTCGAGGGCGACACGCCCGGCTACGAGGGCGACGCGCCGGACGAGGTCGAAGAACTCGCGAGCTACATCCGCGACGAGGGCGGCGAGTACGGCACCGTCACGGGCCGGCCGCGCCGCGTCGGCTGGCTCGACATGCCGATGCTCCGCCACGCGACCCGCGCCAGCGGCTTCACCGGCCTCGCGGTCAACCACGTCGACACCCTCGCGGGCCTCGACGAAGTGAAGGTCGGCCACGCCTACGACCTCGACGGCGAGGAACGGCACACGATGCCCGCGACCACCGAGCGCTGGAGCGAGTGCGAGGCGGTTCTCGAGGACTTCGAGGGCTGGGCGGACGCCGACTGGGAGGCGGTCGCCGCGAGCGGCTACGACGCGCTCCCCGAGAACGCGCGGACGTATCTCGACTACCTCGGCGACGAACTCGATACGCCCGTCTACGCCGTCGGCATCGGTCCCGACAGGGACCTGACCGTGGTACGCACGAACCCGATCGAGTAG
- a CDS encoding DUF7123 family protein, whose translation MSTTQPSGVDSTTKEQRLEAYLERNAADGELYFKSKFIADEVGLSPKEIGALMCKLTDSATTLEIEKWSYTSATTWRVAPA comes from the coding sequence ATGAGCACGACACAGCCCTCCGGGGTCGACTCGACCACGAAAGAACAGCGACTCGAAGCGTACCTCGAACGCAACGCGGCCGACGGCGAGCTCTACTTCAAGAGCAAGTTCATCGCGGACGAGGTCGGCCTCTCGCCGAAGGAGATCGGCGCGTTGATGTGTAAGCTCACGGATTCGGCGACCACCCTCGAGATCGAGAAGTGGTCGTACACCAGCGCGACGACGTGGCGCGTCGCGCCGGCCTGA
- the map gene encoding type II methionyl aminopeptidase codes for MSDESVDLDAEQYEKHREAGEILAQVREEAAERVEVGESHLDVAEWTEERIRELGGEPAFPVNISIDEEAAHASPSADDETTFGEEMVNLDIGVHIDGWLADTAVTVDLSGNPDLAEVPERALDAALELVEAGVETGTIGAQIEDVIEDAGFKPVVNLTGHGLARWEQHTPPNIPNRAVSQSVTLDVGDVVAVEPFATDGSGKVGEGNKVEIYGLDREGSVRNNDARAALDQITEEFRTLPFAARWLDVDRPEMALRRLERQNLVHSYPVLKEDEGNLVSQKEHTVIVTEDGCEITTQR; via the coding sequence ATGAGCGACGAATCGGTGGACCTCGACGCCGAGCAGTACGAGAAACACCGCGAAGCGGGTGAAATCCTCGCCCAGGTCCGCGAGGAGGCCGCCGAGCGGGTCGAGGTGGGTGAGTCCCACCTCGACGTCGCCGAGTGGACCGAGGAGCGCATCCGCGAGCTCGGCGGCGAACCCGCCTTCCCGGTGAACATCTCGATCGACGAGGAGGCCGCCCACGCCTCGCCGAGCGCCGACGACGAGACCACCTTCGGCGAGGAGATGGTCAACCTCGATATCGGGGTCCACATCGACGGCTGGCTCGCCGACACCGCCGTCACAGTAGACCTCTCCGGCAATCCCGACCTCGCCGAAGTGCCCGAGCGGGCGCTCGACGCCGCGCTCGAACTCGTCGAAGCCGGCGTCGAGACGGGCACGATCGGCGCGCAGATCGAGGACGTCATCGAGGACGCGGGCTTCAAACCGGTCGTCAACCTGACGGGGCACGGCCTCGCGCGCTGGGAACAGCACACCCCGCCGAACATCCCGAACCGGGCGGTGAGCCAGAGCGTGACCCTCGACGTCGGCGACGTGGTCGCGGTCGAGCCCTTCGCAACCGACGGCAGCGGGAAGGTCGGCGAGGGCAACAAGGTCGAGATATACGGTCTCGACCGGGAGGGGTCGGTCAGGAACAACGACGCACGCGCGGCGCTCGACCAGATCACCGAGGAGTTCCGGACCCTGCCGTTCGCCGCCCGGTGGCTCGACGTCGACCGCCCCGAGATGGCGCTCCGGCGGCTCGAACGCCAGAACCTCGTCCACAGCTATCCGGTGCTCAAGGAGGACGAGGGCAACCTCGTGAGTCAGAAGGAACACACCGTCATCGTCACCGAGGACGGCTGTGAGATAACCACCCAGCGCTGA
- the pyrH gene encoding UMP kinase codes for MKIVLSLGGSVLAPRDPERVGAHAEVIEDLVNEGHSVGVVVGGGTIAREYIHTARALGANEIELDQLGIDTTRVNARLLIAALSERAVTSPATDYETAGEALRRDEVAVMGGIAPGQTTDAVSAALAEYANADLLVYATSVPGVYSADPAADDDAHRFEELSATELVDVIADIEMTAGASAPVDLLAAKIIERSGVRTVVLDGTDPARVARVVTSGDHDGTDIVPEGSDEPTYWAMND; via the coding sequence ATGAAAATCGTTCTCTCCCTCGGCGGCAGCGTGCTCGCGCCCCGGGACCCGGAGCGCGTCGGTGCACACGCCGAAGTCATCGAGGACCTCGTGAACGAAGGTCACTCCGTGGGGGTCGTCGTCGGCGGCGGCACCATCGCCCGCGAGTACATCCACACCGCACGCGCGCTCGGCGCGAACGAGATCGAACTCGACCAGTTGGGTATCGACACCACTCGGGTCAACGCCCGGCTCCTGATCGCGGCGCTCTCGGAACGCGCGGTGACCAGCCCCGCGACCGACTACGAGACCGCAGGCGAGGCGCTCCGGCGCGACGAGGTCGCCGTCATGGGCGGGATCGCACCGGGTCAGACCACCGACGCCGTGAGCGCCGCGCTCGCCGAGTACGCCAACGCCGACCTGCTGGTCTACGCGACGAGCGTCCCCGGCGTCTACAGCGCCGACCCCGCGGCGGACGACGACGCCCACCGCTTCGAGGAGCTCTCGGCGACCGAACTCGTCGACGTGATCGCGGACATCGAGATGACCGCCGGCGCGTCGGCCCCCGTCGACCTCCTCGCGGCGAAGATAATCGAGCGCTCGGGCGTCCGAACGGTGGTCCTCGACGGCACCGACCCCGCACGCGTCGCGCGCGTCGTCACCTCGGGCGACCACGACGGCACCGACATCGTGCCCGAGGGCAGCGACGAACCCACCTACTGGGCGATGAATGACTGA
- the lysS gene encoding lysine--tRNA ligase, translated as MTDDDPYILGGPQPHDFWAESVAERVLEREPEDPIVIKGGISPSGVPHLGNMNEVLRGYFVAEALRGRGRTVKQVFTADDRDPLRKLPRKLADLDGNIVGLGDVDAGALGRNLGKPYTAIPDPFGCCDSYGEHFSNLIERSADALGIDVEMVSNTERYESGAFEEVTRTLLEGREEARNVLANYQDKVDDDYVPFRPICAECGHVTETNAVTSVDLDAGTVEYVCGDIEAGGQVIEGCGHEGTATFREGKLPWRFEWPAQWQVLGVDFEPFGKDHAEGSWPSGVDISRNVLGDEPPLGMAYEWFTLDGEPFSSSAGHVIMVQDVLEFLEPEVLRYFFTKDPSRARDFSVERADQLVDEFDAFERTYFEDDDERTAAAYPPVAATVDEHPIRLPYTFAAVLGMTDDGDLREAMARRENHIPDEATEGDVAAALSRVEYARTWAERTDNAYNYRLATDLPPVEFDENTEAALDDLAGVVEAGRDGEAIQSEIFETARSHDMDPGDLFTAGYRLFFDTEQGPKLGPFLAELDRAFVVRRLRREG; from the coding sequence ATGACTGACGACGACCCCTACATCCTGGGCGGGCCACAGCCCCACGACTTCTGGGCCGAATCGGTCGCGGAGCGGGTACTCGAACGCGAACCCGAGGACCCCATCGTGATCAAGGGCGGGATCTCGCCGTCTGGCGTGCCCCACCTCGGCAACATGAACGAGGTCCTCCGTGGGTACTTCGTCGCCGAGGCACTTCGTGGGCGGGGACGAACAGTCAAGCAGGTCTTCACCGCCGACGACCGCGACCCGCTGCGAAAGCTGCCCCGCAAACTCGCCGACCTCGATGGGAACATCGTGGGCCTCGGCGACGTCGACGCCGGCGCGCTCGGGCGCAATCTCGGGAAACCCTACACCGCGATCCCCGACCCGTTCGGCTGCTGTGACTCCTACGGGGAACACTTCTCGAACCTGATCGAACGCAGCGCCGACGCGCTCGGGATCGACGTCGAGATGGTCTCGAACACCGAACGCTACGAATCCGGCGCGTTCGAGGAGGTGACACGAACCCTGCTCGAAGGTCGTGAGGAAGCGAGGAACGTGCTCGCGAACTACCAGGACAAGGTCGACGACGACTACGTCCCCTTCCGCCCGATCTGTGCCGAGTGCGGGCACGTCACCGAGACGAACGCCGTCACGAGCGTCGACCTCGATGCCGGCACCGTGGAGTACGTCTGTGGCGACATCGAGGCCGGCGGGCAGGTCATCGAGGGCTGTGGGCACGAGGGCACCGCCACCTTCCGGGAGGGCAAACTCCCGTGGCGCTTCGAGTGGCCCGCCCAGTGGCAGGTGCTGGGGGTGGACTTCGAGCCGTTCGGCAAGGACCACGCCGAGGGCTCGTGGCCGAGCGGGGTCGACATCTCCCGGAACGTGCTGGGGGACGAACCACCGCTCGGGATGGCCTACGAGTGGTTCACGCTCGATGGCGAGCCCTTCTCCTCCTCCGCGGGGCACGTCATCATGGTCCAGGACGTCCTCGAGTTCCTCGAACCCGAGGTACTCAGGTACTTCTTCACGAAGGACCCGAGCCGGGCGCGGGACTTCTCGGTCGAGCGCGCGGACCAGCTCGTAGACGAGTTCGACGCGTTCGAGCGGACGTATTTCGAGGATGATGACGAACGAACCGCCGCCGCGTACCCGCCGGTCGCCGCGACCGTCGACGAACACCCGATCCGGCTCCCGTACACGTTCGCCGCCGTGCTCGGGATGACCGACGACGGCGACCTCCGCGAGGCGATGGCGCGCCGCGAGAACCACATCCCGGACGAGGCCACGGAGGGAGACGTCGCGGCGGCGCTCTCGCGCGTCGAGTACGCCCGTACCTGGGCCGAACGGACCGACAACGCCTACAACTACCGCCTCGCGACCGACCTCCCGCCGGTCGAATTCGACGAGAACACCGAGGCGGCGCTCGACGACCTCGCGGGGGTCGTGGAGGCGGGTCGCGACGGCGAGGCGATCCAGAGCGAGATCTTCGAGACCGCCCGGAGCCACGATATGGACCCCGGCGACCTGTTCACGGCGGGCTATCGGCTCTTCTTCGACACCGAGCAGGGACCGAAACTCGGGCCGTTCCTCGCCGAACTCGACCGAGCGTTCGTGGTTCGGCGGCTCCGGCGCGAAGGCTGA
- a CDS encoding site-2 protease family protein: MVSALVWVLAGVLLYTVVATAASTRGLLPDAVRVSGPITTIHTQRGKAFLNWLAGPKRFWRAWANVGVGITLVIMVGAFATVIFSAVRIFEQPSSTLITQPQDALAIPGVNSFLPLSVAPEIIFGLLVGLVVHEGGHGLLCRVEDIEITSMGLALFTLIPLGAFVEPDEEQQLKAERGPQTRMFAAGVTNNFVLTVVAFALLFGPVVGSIAVAPGVAVGGALPGTPAANAGIESGDVITGAAGQNVSNESDLAAALDDANRSVEVTLDDGNTTTVQRSVVVTAATRGGPTGLGTNESNSTTIAAVNGTPVATEQGFESALRNHTVATLRTTNGSTTTAPMGAYATRMTPNGPLANATDQGGEPVVVTRFAGERVTNTTTLSDMLADTQPGDTARVEAFVEGERTTANVTLGENPQTGVGLLGVDLQQGTSGLVVDDFGIDSYPAGAYLDMLGGGSGGSSPLVGVYTALILPLAGIALPQLGYNFPGFVGTNIDFYTVTGPLSFLGDGVFALANLLFWTAWINLNLGFFNCIPAFPLDGGHILRTSTEAVVSRLPVGGRRALTGAVTTAVSVTMLAALVVMIFGPSLLSG; this comes from the coding sequence ATGGTTAGCGCGCTGGTCTGGGTGCTCGCTGGAGTTCTTCTCTACACCGTCGTCGCGACGGCGGCCTCGACGCGGGGGCTCTTGCCCGATGCGGTGCGGGTCTCGGGACCGATCACGACGATCCACACCCAGCGCGGCAAGGCGTTCTTGAACTGGCTCGCGGGGCCAAAGCGGTTCTGGCGGGCGTGGGCCAACGTCGGCGTCGGGATCACGCTGGTGATCATGGTCGGGGCGTTCGCGACCGTGATCTTCAGCGCGGTCCGGATCTTCGAACAGCCCTCGTCGACCCTGATCACCCAGCCCCAGGACGCGCTCGCGATCCCCGGCGTGAACTCGTTCCTGCCGCTCTCGGTCGCGCCCGAGATAATCTTCGGGCTCCTCGTCGGGCTGGTGGTCCACGAGGGCGGTCACGGCCTGCTCTGCCGGGTCGAGGACATCGAGATCACCTCGATGGGGCTGGCGCTGTTCACGTTGATCCCCCTCGGCGCGTTCGTCGAACCCGACGAGGAACAGCAGTTGAAGGCCGAGCGCGGCCCCCAGACCCGGATGTTCGCCGCGGGCGTCACCAACAACTTCGTGCTCACCGTGGTCGCGTTCGCACTCCTGTTCGGCCCGGTGGTTGGGTCGATCGCGGTCGCGCCCGGCGTCGCGGTCGGCGGCGCGCTCCCCGGAACGCCAGCGGCGAACGCCGGGATCGAGAGCGGCGACGTCATCACGGGCGCGGCGGGGCAGAACGTCTCGAACGAGAGCGACCTCGCGGCCGCCCTCGACGACGCGAACCGTTCCGTCGAGGTCACGCTGGACGACGGGAACACGACCACGGTCCAGCGGTCGGTGGTTGTCACCGCCGCGACGCGAGGTGGCCCGACGGGGCTCGGGACGAACGAGTCCAACTCGACGACGATCGCGGCGGTCAACGGGACGCCCGTCGCGACCGAGCAAGGGTTCGAGAGCGCGCTCCGAAACCACACGGTGGCGACCCTCCGGACCACGAACGGCTCCACGACGACCGCACCGATGGGGGCCTACGCGACGCGGATGACCCCGAACGGACCGCTGGCGAACGCGACCGACCAAGGCGGGGAGCCGGTCGTCGTCACTCGGTTCGCCGGCGAGCGGGTGACGAACACCACGACGCTCAGCGACATGCTCGCCGACACCCAGCCCGGCGACACCGCTCGGGTCGAGGCGTTCGTCGAGGGTGAGCGCACGACGGCGAACGTCACCCTGGGTGAGAACCCACAGACCGGGGTCGGGCTGCTCGGTGTGGACCTCCAGCAGGGGACGAGCGGGCTGGTCGTGGACGACTTCGGGATCGATAGCTACCCCGCCGGCGCGTATCTCGACATGCTCGGCGGTGGATCCGGCGGATCGTCCCCGCTGGTAGGGGTCTACACCGCGCTCATACTGCCGCTCGCCGGCATCGCGCTCCCGCAGCTCGGCTACAACTTCCCGGGGTTCGTCGGGACGAACATCGACTTCTACACCGTCACGGGACCGCTCTCGTTCCTCGGCGACGGGGTGTTCGCGCTGGCGAACCTCCTGTTCTGGACCGCCTGGATCAACCTCAACCTCGGTTTCTTCAACTGCATCCCGGCCTTCCCGCTCGACGGCGGCCACATCCTTCGGACCAGCACCGAGGCCGTGGTCTCACGCCTCCCGGTGGGCGGCCGCCGGGCCCTGACGGGAGCGGTGACCACCGCGGTGAGCGTCACGATGCTCGCGGCGCTCGTGGTGATGATCTTCGGCCCGTCGCTGCTCTCGGGGTAG
- a CDS encoding molybdopterin synthase — MKVFAVVGPSDAGKTTLVERLLPRLDGRVATVKHLDHAPDIDTQGKDTARHRAAGASATYGVSDDGWFATGDHRPLSALLDDLVPDHDYAVIEGFSGRDLPAVVLGDRDHAGPTIATAPEADGIDLDAVSTTVDELEPYVTLDSLVEAVKTDPDADRAGAIATFTGRVRAKDSADDAPTEALEFETYEGVADRKMAAIAEELESRDGVHRVLMHHRTGLIEAGEDIVFVVVLAGHRREAFRTVEDGIDRLKAEVPIFKKERTTDGEFWVHERA; from the coding sequence ATGAAGGTCTTCGCCGTCGTCGGGCCCTCGGACGCGGGCAAGACGACGCTGGTCGAACGGCTCCTCCCCCGCCTCGACGGGCGCGTCGCCACGGTGAAACACCTCGACCACGCCCCCGATATCGATACCCAGGGGAAGGACACGGCGCGCCACCGCGCGGCAGGGGCGAGCGCGACCTACGGCGTGAGCGACGACGGCTGGTTCGCCACCGGCGACCACCGTCCCCTCTCAGCGCTCCTCGACGACCTCGTTCCCGACCACGACTACGCGGTCATCGAGGGGTTCTCGGGTCGGGACCTCCCCGCGGTGGTTCTCGGGGACCGCGACCACGCCGGGCCGACCATCGCGACGGCTCCCGAGGCCGACGGGATCGACCTCGACGCGGTCTCGACGACGGTCGACGAACTCGAACCGTACGTCACGCTCGACTCGCTGGTCGAGGCGGTGAAAACCGACCCCGATGCCGACCGAGCGGGCGCGATCGCGACGTTCACGGGTCGGGTCCGGGCGAAGGACTCGGCGGATGACGCACCGACCGAAGCCCTCGAATTCGAGACCTACGAAGGCGTGGCCGACCGAAAGATGGCGGCGATCGCCGAGGAGCTGGAGTCCCGCGACGGCGTCCACCGGGTGCTGATGCACCATCGAACGGGACTGATCGAGGCAGGCGAGGACATCGTCTTCGTGGTGGTGCTCGCCGGCCACCGGCGCGAGGCCTTTCGAACGGTCGAGGACGGCATCGACCGGCTGAAAGCCGAGGTTCCGATCTTCAAAAAGGAGCGCACGACCGACGGGGAGTTCTGGGTCCACGAACGCGCGTGA
- a CDS encoding GNAT family N-acetyltransferase — protein sequence MPGARVEAGERVTLRTIERDDSAFVQRGHANPAIRYPLGVVGHENEHQVEEGFEEFIESDDHANFLVCLDDEEAGPGHPAEDETTPIGVVNATHVDWDRPMLAYWLTPEHHGEGYGTEAVALAVESLFRTYDIHSIAAHAFDYNAASRGVLESLGFTQEGRGREARFVDGEYRDTLMYGLLRREWRANEKE from the coding sequence ATGCCAGGCGCACGCGTCGAGGCCGGCGAGCGGGTCACGCTCCGGACGATCGAGCGCGACGACAGCGCGTTCGTCCAGCGTGGCCACGCCAACCCCGCGATCCGCTACCCGCTCGGTGTGGTCGGTCACGAGAACGAACACCAAGTCGAGGAGGGCTTCGAGGAGTTCATCGAGAGCGACGACCACGCCAACTTCCTCGTCTGTCTCGATGACGAGGAAGCGGGGCCGGGCCATCCCGCGGAGGACGAGACCACACCCATCGGCGTGGTCAACGCCACCCACGTCGACTGGGATCGCCCGATGCTGGCCTACTGGCTCACACCGGAGCATCACGGTGAGGGCTACGGGACCGAAGCGGTCGCGCTCGCGGTCGAGAGCCTCTTTCGAACCTACGACATCCACAGCATCGCGGCCCACGCCTTCGACTACAACGCCGCCTCGCGTGGCGTGCTCGAATCGCTCGGCTTCACGCAGGAGGGTCGCGGCCGCGAGGCTCGGTTCGTCGACGGCGAGTACCGCGATACGCTCATGTATGGATTGCTTCGCCGGGAGTGGCGAGCGAACGAGAAGGAGTAG
- a CDS encoding class I adenylate-forming enzyme family protein codes for MTDRTRTDCSPHRLRPAPRTSPADSLARALRATRRTARRPRANRTHRPSRVGGTLSGPLEPSVMDTLRGLLARERRNDRLALRDDRTGREYDTHRLLTNAWKVSNLLHQCGVRAGHTVGLVGRTPEAVLAFLATASLGAVVRFDPSDENDLRAVVAPTDDLDRFDLPPGSTPVAYGAEPDDPGARYFERDVWSQNPTLAPSAVATDDPVLTADASFSHADLLDGAERAVERVGMDAGRTVAVRAPLALAGTVAAGLVAPLLTDATVVFPDSDTVADVAVSIDPAPEEAVCDPTTLLDDSP; via the coding sequence ATGACGGACCGAACGAGGACCGACTGCTCGCCGCACCGCCTCCGCCCCGCGCCACGGACCTCCCCAGCCGACTCCCTCGCACGGGCGTTGCGCGCCACCCGCCGGACGGCGCGCAGGCCGCGCGCCAACCGCACCCACCGACCGTCCCGGGTCGGCGGGACTTTGAGCGGGCCGCTCGAACCGTCGGTCATGGACACCCTCCGCGGACTCCTCGCACGCGAGCGCCGGAACGACCGCCTCGCGCTCCGGGACGACCGAACGGGCCGCGAGTACGACACCCATCGTCTCCTCACGAACGCCTGGAAGGTGAGCAACCTCCTCCATCAGTGCGGGGTTCGGGCCGGCCACACCGTCGGCCTCGTCGGCCGCACCCCCGAAGCCGTACTCGCGTTCCTCGCTACGGCGTCGCTCGGTGCGGTGGTTCGCTTCGACCCGTCGGACGAGAACGACCTCCGAGCGGTCGTCGCGCCGACCGACGATCTCGACCGATTCGACCTCCCGCCCGGGAGCACGCCGGTCGCCTACGGGGCCGAACCCGACGACCCCGGCGCGCGCTACTTCGAACGCGACGTCTGGAGCCAGAACCCGACGCTCGCACCGTCCGCGGTGGCTACCGACGACCCCGTGCTCACCGCCGACGCGTCGTTCAGCCACGCCGACCTGCTCGATGGGGCCGAACGGGCCGTCGAACGCGTCGGAATGGATGCCGGAAGGACGGTCGCGGTCCGCGCGCCGCTCGCGCTCGCGGGCACCGTCGCCGCCGGTCTCGTCGCGCCGCTCCTGACCGATGCGACCGTCGTGTTCCCCGACTCCGACACCGTCGCCGATGTCGCCGTCTCGATCGACCCAGCGCCCGAGGAGGCGGTCTGTGACCCGACCACACTGCTCGACGACTCGCCGTAG
- a CDS encoding site-2 protease family protein: MDERGPPAEAFAGLFRVSQRRVDGDQLRYYGRALVPGDRLERRLWPVFRDRGYEVRLTTDTYTERDPFTGVELSRQRHVLVATPHSTGLDGVPWTNLLFAGLTVVSTLYAGSQWYGVAVDGPLDILAGWPFAVAVLGVLGVHELGHYALSRYHGVDASLPYFIPLPNVIGTMGAVIRMRGRMPDRKTLFDIGVAGPLAGLVVACLVTVVGLFLPPVADPGFPIEFHYPVLIRGLADLVGQPLDYPGRETVNPVVFAGWVGMFVTFLNLIPVGQLDGGHLVRAMLGKRQATIGALVPAALFGLAAYLYYVQDAAFNAVFLWMFWGVFTMGFAYAGPTTPIYDEALDGKRLLLGFVTFALGVLCFTPVPFEFIP, encoded by the coding sequence ATGGACGAACGCGGTCCGCCGGCCGAAGCGTTCGCCGGGCTGTTTCGCGTCAGCCAGCGCCGGGTCGACGGCGACCAGCTCCGGTACTACGGTCGGGCGCTGGTTCCCGGCGACCGCCTCGAACGCCGACTCTGGCCGGTGTTCCGCGACCGGGGTTACGAGGTACGGCTCACGACCGACACGTACACCGAGCGCGACCCGTTCACCGGGGTCGAACTCTCCCGGCAGCGCCACGTCCTCGTCGCCACCCCGCACTCGACGGGGCTCGACGGCGTTCCGTGGACCAATCTGCTGTTCGCGGGGCTCACGGTCGTCTCGACGCTCTACGCCGGGAGCCAGTGGTACGGCGTCGCGGTCGACGGCCCGCTCGACATCCTGGCCGGTTGGCCGTTCGCGGTCGCCGTCCTCGGCGTGCTCGGGGTCCACGAACTCGGCCACTACGCCCTGAGCCGATATCACGGCGTCGACGCTAGCCTCCCGTACTTCATCCCGCTGCCCAACGTCATCGGGACGATGGGGGCGGTGATCCGAATGCGCGGTCGGATGCCCGACCGGAAAACCCTGTTCGACATCGGGGTCGCGGGCCCGCTCGCGGGGCTCGTGGTGGCCTGTCTCGTCACCGTCGTGGGCCTGTTCCTCCCGCCGGTCGCCGACCCCGGCTTCCCGATCGAGTTCCACTATCCGGTGTTGATCCGCGGCCTCGCCGACCTCGTCGGCCAGCCGCTCGACTATCCGGGGCGGGAGACGGTGAACCCCGTCGTGTTCGCGGGCTGGGTCGGGATGTTCGTGACCTTCCTCAACCTGATCCCGGTGGGACAGCTCGACGGCGGCCACCTCGTGCGCGCGATGCTGGGTAAGCGCCAGGCCACCATCGGCGCGCTTGTGCCCGCCGCGCTGTTCGGCCTCGCGGCCTACCTCTACTACGTCCAGGACGCCGCGTTCAACGCGGTCTTCCTCTGGATGTTCTGGGGGGTGTTCACGATGGGCTTCGCCTACGCGGGTCCCACGACCCCGATATACGACGAGGCGCTCGACGGCAAACGGCTCCTCCTCGGGTTCGTCACCTTCGCGCTCGGCGTGCTCTGTTTCACGCCCGTCCCGTTCGAGTTCATCCCCTGA
- a CDS encoding VOC family protein has protein sequence MDPRITLVTLGVSDLAASIRFYRDGLGLPMRDREDDSDVAFFSLDGAWLSLYPRDLLAEDAEVAADDSGFSGITIAHNVSTKKEVDAVLDEAASSGGRVVKPAQETFWGGYSGYFADPDDHRWEVAFPQLTAD, from the coding sequence GTGGACCCACGGATCACCCTCGTCACACTCGGTGTATCGGACCTCGCTGCATCCATCCGATTCTACCGGGACGGTCTCGGGTTACCGATGCGGGACCGGGAGGACGACAGCGATGTCGCGTTCTTCTCCCTCGACGGAGCGTGGCTCTCGCTCTATCCACGGGACCTGCTCGCCGAAGACGCGGAGGTTGCTGCGGACGACAGCGGCTTCTCCGGCATCACCATCGCCCACAACGTATCGACGAAGAAGGAGGTCGATGCGGTTCTCGACGAGGCAGCGTCTTCCGGTGGACGTGTCGTGAAACCGGCCCAGGAGACCTTCTGGGGTGGTTACTCCGGTTACTTCGCCGACCCCGACGACCACCGTTGGGAAGTGGCATTTCCCCAACTCACTGCCGACTAA